One Nerophis lumbriciformis linkage group LG19, RoL_Nlum_v2.1, whole genome shotgun sequence DNA segment encodes these proteins:
- the crfb16 gene encoding interleukin-20 receptor subunit beta isoform X1 yields the protein MAFWLLRMNVPLTRRIFTLVLLHLNLIHCILMLQPPGRLTMESINMRHTLRWRPLQTPCSTAALYSVQYQGEFERTAPNVTWLDVFECQNIPHTHCDVTLDLVSDSDYNIRIRAQCESQISQWTCLSPPFNRKDTLLTVPQMAVSVVGYALLVTFDQPPPTASINVTVWKRGDQAQADVYTILAEEKVLRVAALQEGAVYCLKAHMILEQLSQTGSTEIHCVPIKGTHAPWKSTTTVVVTLVLMAGVLIATFWTVVHCRAHDIHQCYYKEPLPSSLRSNDFVQTALSMYQVEECDIVCVESHDSGERDHLRPGLSPVHYAI from the exons ATGGCCTTCTGGCTTCTGAGAATGAATGTTCCGCTTACAAGGAGGATCTTCACGCTGGTTTTGCTCCACTTGAACCTGATACACT GTATTTTGATGCTGCAGCCACCAGGTCGGTTGACCATGGAGTCCATCAACATGAGACACACTCTCAGGTGGCGCCCCCTGCAGACTCCTTGCAGTACTGCGGCGCTCTACTCTGTACAGTACCAAGG CGAGTTTGAGCGGACGGCCCCGAACGTAACCTGGCTGGACGTCTTCGAGTGCCAGAACATTCCGCACACCCACTGCGACGTGACCTTAGACCTAGTCTCAGACTCCGACTACAACATCCGCATCAGAGCGCAGTGCGAGTCGCAGATTTCGCAATGGACCTGCCTGAGCCCGCCTTTTAACAGAAAGGACA CTTTGCTGACAGTGCCCCAAATGGCGGTCTCTGTGGTGGGCTACGCCCTGCTGGTGACCTTTGACCAACCCCCGCCCACAGCCTCCATCAACGTGACGGTGTGGAAGCGAGGCGACCAGGCCCAG GCGGACGTCTACACCATCTTGGCGGAGGAGAAGGTGCTCCGTGTCGCCGCCCTGCAGGAGGGAGCGGTGTACTGCCTCAAAGCGCACATGATCCTGGAGCAGCTGAGCCAAACGGGCAGCACCGAAATCCACTGTGTGCCTATCAAAG GTACACACGCTCCCTGGAAGAGCACCACGACTGTGGTGGTCACTCTGGTCCTCATGGCGGGTGTCCTCATTGCCACCTTCTGGACCGTGGTCCACTGCCGGGCACATGACATCCACCAGTGTTATTACAAGGAGCCGCTGCCAAGCTCCCTG AGAAGCAACGACTTTGTGCAAACTGCACTGAGCATGTACCAGGTCGAGGAGTGCGATATCGTGTGCGTGGAATCGCACGACAGTGGTGAGCGGGACCACCTCAGACCTGGCCTTTCACCGGTACATTACGCCATCTGA
- the slc39a6 gene encoding zinc transporter ZIP6: protein MIFEDWRGAVAVLMFLLTVSSAAGDVSGISDCGTSTAHVLSGVVDLQRAEQNQKRQLEALFNRYGQNGTISLAGLKRLLQSVGLERVRSVTVQHHHHHHHHDDGTSHEPSERPREHQKRSMDAGSQLFSNGSEVRLLAGSSMHAVGNSSDDHHEHRILDDHEHHDHDDHAHDHNDHAHEHHDHDDHAHEHHDHDDHAHEHHDHDEHGRDHRDITREQVDHDVECLNASSILSLHGMTKEGGVTLADFRYLCPTLLYQIDTGACILHEGKGELKHMHGEVSTTISSDPTHHGHDQSIKDITTAWLGGFVSITVISLLSLLGVVLIPLMGKVFFKFLLSFLVALAVGTLSGDAFLHLIPHSQGGHHHQHSGLEHAHGEHEEDLDAVWKGLTALSGVYFMFLIEHFLTLGKMYKDKKQKKKQNHKSDPEKHLALGDDDVKTSQDPETNGGGVFADHPDTEDDGVAEEEQVMLQTSAAAAAQGYTAEDCENKCHSHFHDTVGQADSLHHHHHDYHHILHHHHSQNHHPHSHAHSYPEHHFQQAGVATLAWMVIMGDGLHNFSDGLAIGAAFSEGLSSGLSTSVAVFCHELPHELGDFAVLLKAGMTVRQAILYNVLSAVMAYFGMVVGILIGHYAENISMWIFALTAGLFMYVALVDMVPEMLHNDAGDHGFSHCGFFLLQNAGILLGFGIMLLIAVFEHKIQLDLQI from the exons ATGATCTTTGAGGACTGGAGGGGGGCCGTCGCGGTCCTGATGTTCCTCCTCACCGTGTCCTCTGCGGCTGGAGACGTCTCGGGCATCTCAGACTGCGGCACGTCTACTGCGCACGTTCTGTCAGGTGTTGTGGACCTGCAAAGAGCTGAGCAGAACCAGAAACGACAACTGGAGGCTCTGTTCAACAG GTATGGACAAAATGGAACCATCTCCCTGGCGGGCCTGAAGCGCCTTCTCCAGAGCGTGGGTTTGGAACGCGTCAGGAGCGTGACCGTACAACAccaccatcatcaccaccaccatgACGACGGTACATCGCATGAACCCTCTGAAAGACCCAGAGAGCATCAGAAGCGGAGCATGGACGCAGGCTCGCAATTATTTAGCAACGGCTCTGAAGTTCGACTGCTCGCCGGAAGTTCGATGCACGCAGTGGGAAACAGCTCGGATGACCATCATGAACATCGTATTCTTGATGACCATGAGCATCATGATCATGATGACCACGCCCATGATCATAATGACCATGCCCATGAACATCATGATCATGATGACCACGCCCATGAGCATCATGATCATGATGACCACGCCCATGAGCATCATGATCATGATGAACACGGCCGTGACCATCGTGACATAACAAGAGAGCAGGTGGACCATGATGTTGAG TGTCTGAACGCCTCTAGCATCCTCTCCCTACACGGGATGACAAAAGAAGGGGGCGTGACCCTAGCTGACTTCCGGTACCTCTGCCCCACCCTCCTCTACCAGATAGACACCGGCGCCTGCATCCTTCATGAAGGCAAGGGTGAGCTTAAGCACATGCATGGTGAGGTCAGCACCACCATTTCTTCAGACCCAACGCACCATGGACACGATCAAAGCATCAAGGACATCACAACAG CGTGGCTCGGCGGCTTTGTGTCCATCACCGTCATCAGCCTCCTGTCGCTGCTGGGCGTGGTCCTCATCCCCCTCATGGGCAAAGTCTTCTTCAAGTTCCTCCTTAGCTTCCTTGTGGCGCTGGCCGTCGGCACGCTCAGCGGCGACGCCTTTCTACACCTCATCCCCCAC tctcagggcggacaccatCACCAACATTCCGGGCTGGAGCACGCACACGGCGAGCACGAAGAAGACCTGGACGCCGTGTGGAAAGGTCTGACCGCGTTGAGTGGCGTCTACTTCATGTTTCTCATCGAACACTTCCTCACCCTGGGAAAAATGTACAAGGACAAGAAACAGAAG AAGAAGCAGAACCACAAGTCGGACCCAGAGAAGCATCTAGCTCTGGGGGATGACGACGTGAAGACGAGCCAAG ACCCGGAGACCAACGGAGGCGGGGTGTTCGCCGACCATCCGGACACGGAGGACGACGGCGTGGCGGAAGAGGAGCAGGTGATGCTGCAGACCtcagcggcggcggcggcgcaGGGTTACACGGCCGAGGACTGCGAAAACAAATGCCACTCCCACTTCCACGACACGGTGGGCCAGGCGGACAGCTTGCACCACCATCACCACGACTACCACCACATCTTGCACCACCACCACTCCCAGAATCACCACCCCCACAGCCACGCCCACTCCTACCCTGAGCACCATTTCCAGCAGGCGGGCGTGGCCACATTGGCCTGGATGGTCATCATGGGCGACGGCCTGCACAACTTTAGCGATGGCCTGGCCATTG GAGCGGCATTTAGCGAGGGGTTGTCCAGCGGCCTCAGCACGTCTGTGGCAGTTTTCTGTCACGAGCTGCCCCACGAGTTGG gtgACTTTGCGGTGCTGCTGAAGGCAGGAATGACTGTGCGTCAGGCCATCCTGTACAACGTGCTGTCGGCCGTGATGGCGTACTTTGGGATGGTGGTGGGCATCTTGATCGGACACTACGCGGAGAACATCTCCATGTGGATCTTCGCCCTGACAGCGGGACTCTTTATGTACGTGGCGCTTGTGGACATG GTGCCGGAGATGTTACATAACGATGCGGGCGATCACGGCTTCAGCCACTGCGGCTTCTTCCTGCTGCAGAACGCCGGCATCCTGTTGGGCTTCGGCATCATGCTCCTCATCGCAGTCTTCGAGCACAAGATCCAGCTGGACCTGCAAATCTAA
- the crfb16 gene encoding interleukin-20 receptor subunit beta isoform X2, producing MLQPPGRLTMESINMRHTLRWRPLQTPCSTAALYSVQYQGEFERTAPNVTWLDVFECQNIPHTHCDVTLDLVSDSDYNIRIRAQCESQISQWTCLSPPFNRKDTLLTVPQMAVSVVGYALLVTFDQPPPTASINVTVWKRGDQAQADVYTILAEEKVLRVAALQEGAVYCLKAHMILEQLSQTGSTEIHCVPIKGTHAPWKSTTTVVVTLVLMAGVLIATFWTVVHCRAHDIHQCYYKEPLPSSLRSNDFVQTALSMYQVEECDIVCVESHDSGERDHLRPGLSPVHYAI from the exons ATGCTGCAGCCACCAGGTCGGTTGACCATGGAGTCCATCAACATGAGACACACTCTCAGGTGGCGCCCCCTGCAGACTCCTTGCAGTACTGCGGCGCTCTACTCTGTACAGTACCAAGG CGAGTTTGAGCGGACGGCCCCGAACGTAACCTGGCTGGACGTCTTCGAGTGCCAGAACATTCCGCACACCCACTGCGACGTGACCTTAGACCTAGTCTCAGACTCCGACTACAACATCCGCATCAGAGCGCAGTGCGAGTCGCAGATTTCGCAATGGACCTGCCTGAGCCCGCCTTTTAACAGAAAGGACA CTTTGCTGACAGTGCCCCAAATGGCGGTCTCTGTGGTGGGCTACGCCCTGCTGGTGACCTTTGACCAACCCCCGCCCACAGCCTCCATCAACGTGACGGTGTGGAAGCGAGGCGACCAGGCCCAG GCGGACGTCTACACCATCTTGGCGGAGGAGAAGGTGCTCCGTGTCGCCGCCCTGCAGGAGGGAGCGGTGTACTGCCTCAAAGCGCACATGATCCTGGAGCAGCTGAGCCAAACGGGCAGCACCGAAATCCACTGTGTGCCTATCAAAG GTACACACGCTCCCTGGAAGAGCACCACGACTGTGGTGGTCACTCTGGTCCTCATGGCGGGTGTCCTCATTGCCACCTTCTGGACCGTGGTCCACTGCCGGGCACATGACATCCACCAGTGTTATTACAAGGAGCCGCTGCCAAGCTCCCTG AGAAGCAACGACTTTGTGCAAACTGCACTGAGCATGTACCAGGTCGAGGAGTGCGATATCGTGTGCGTGGAATCGCACGACAGTGGTGAGCGGGACCACCTCAGACCTGGCCTTTCACCGGTACATTACGCCATCTGA